The following proteins are encoded in a genomic region of Danio rerio strain Tuebingen ecotype United States chromosome 16, GRCz12tu, whole genome shotgun sequence:
- the spmip4 gene encoding sperm-associated microtubule inner protein 4 has protein sequence MEEENDPSPFRLPPILRPPLSITGLYIPRDNRVYHKHQNKGLNQQACRKMTSSSQKEHIPAVIKGHRHFSFGGSVLPESVIIEQYYNLTLTKKSNVRLNDQLIPKPTDIDMSTKMIKVDIPREHPYSSHIARYPAVFPSYRSPAVQSSIPAAPVLVWRHHQRSKI, from the exons ATGGAAGAAGAAAACGACCCTTCTCCATTCAGACTCCCTCCGATCTTGAGGCCTCCATTGAGTATCACTGGACTTTACATTCCAAG AGACAACAGGGTCTACCACAAGCACCAGAATAAAGGACTAAACCAACAGGCTTGCAGAAAGATGACTTCCAGTTCTCAGAAGGAACACATTCCTGCTGTCATTAAGGGACATCGACACTTCAGTTTCGGAGGATCTGTGTTACCTGA GTCTGTCATCATTGAGCAATATTACAACCTTACACTAACTAAGAAGAGTAATGTCCGACTGAATGACCAGCt GATTCCCAAGCCAACAGACATCGATATGag TACAAAGATGATTAAAGTTGATATCCCACGGGAACATCCATACAGCTCCCACATCGCCCGGTATCCTGCTGTATTTCCATCATACCGATCACCAGCAGTACAGTCCTCCATTCCCGCAGCTCCTGTTCTTGTGTGGCGGCACCATCAAAGaagcaaaatataa